In Leptidea sinapis chromosome 8, ilLepSina1.1, whole genome shotgun sequence, a single window of DNA contains:
- the LOC126965570 gene encoding uncharacterized protein LOC126965570 has translation MAITGCMRTTPTGALETMLNLPALHVFIKQEAASAAVRLKTLNLWRTNQPAHPEVLTEVIEKEPLLLAVSDRSPKEYIFDKKYKIQLYEEPKQDFNVIDLRIFTDGSKTRSGTGYGVFSEDLNIKIAAPLGAQNTVLQAECMGIIEAATATLARKVKDYSIRILSDSKSVLQALQSNTITSKLIYDCHQYLTELCANGNQVTLQWIKGHSDSRGNDAADELARKGLEMIAIGPDPIVPLPSRWPTMVIREHTKELQSKYWTEVRGCRQAKEALLQEDITRTEQYRKR, from the coding sequence atggctatcacaggatgCATGCGAACTACACCTACTGGAGCCTTAGAAACAATGCTAAATCTTCCGGCTCTACACGTCtttataaaacaagaggcggcctccgccgcagtaaggttgaagacaCTAAATCTTTGGAGAACCAATCAACCCGCACACCCAGAGGTCCTAACtgaggtgattgaaaaggagcctctgctgCTCGCGGTAAGTGACAGGtctccaaaggaatacatattcgataagaaatacaaaatacagttgtaTGAAGAACCAAAACAGGACTTTAATGTTATAGACCTCAGGATTTTCACCGATGGCTCGAAAACAAGATCTGGTACaggatacggagtgttctcggaagatcttaatataaaaatagccgCACCACTAGGAGCTCAGAACACTGTCTTACAAGCGGAGTGcatgggtatcatagaagcgGCCACAGCTACTTTGGCACGAAAGGTAAAGGATTACTCAATCCGCATCCtctcagatagcaaatcagtactacaagctcTTCAAAGCAACACTATCACCTCAAAGCTAATATACGACTGTCACCAGTATCTGACGGAGTTATGTGCAAATGGCAACCaggtaactcttcaatggataaagggtcacagtGACTCACGCGGCAACGATGCTGCGGATGAACTGGCCAGGAAAGGCTTGGAGATGATAGCAATAGGACCAGATCCAATCGTCCCCCTCCCCTCTAGATGGCCTACAATGGTCATACGAGAACATACCAAGGAATTACAGAGTAAATACTGGACGGAAGTGAgagggtgtagacaagcaaaagaggcCCTACTCCAAGAAgacatcacaagaactgaacaatataggaagaGATAG